The following is a genomic window from Pseudomonas purpurea.
TCTGGAGCCTGATCCCCTTCACCATGCAAATGGCCTTCGTGGTCATCGGCGGCTATGTGGTCGCCAGTTCGCCACCGGCCGTGAAGCTGATCGACCGCTTGGCGCGGATCCCGAAAAACGGTCGTTCGGCCGTGGCCTGGGTCGCGCTGATTTCCATGGTCGCGTCGCTGTTGAACTGGGGCCTGTCGCTGGTGTTCGGCGGTTTGCTGGTGCGGGCGCTGGCCCGTCGCACCGATTTGCGCATGGACTACCGCGCCGCCGGTGCGGCCGCGTACCTGGGGCTCGGTGCCGTGTGGGCGTTGGGGCTTTCGTCGTCGGCGGCACAGTTGCAGGCCAACCCGGCCAGTCTGCCGCCGTCGATCCTGTCGATCACCGGGGTAATTCCGTTCACCCAGACGATTTTCCTCTGGCAGTCCGGCGTGTTGCTGTTGGCGCTGATCGTGGTGTCGCTGATTATCGCCTACGCCACCGCGCCCGGGCCGAACTCCGCCCGTGATGCCAAGGCCTGCGGTATCGACCCCAGCTTCAGCCTGCCGGCGCCAGCGCCGCGTACCCGTCCTGGGGAATGGCTGGAACACAGCCCGATTCTGACTATCGCGCTGGTATTGCTGGCAGCCGGATGGCTGTTCCATGAGTTCTCGACCAAACCGGCGATCAGCGCGATCTCGGGCCTGAACACCTACAACTTTCTGTTCCTGATGCTCGGCGCCTTGCTGCACTGGCGCCCGCGCAGTTTCCTGGATGCGGTGACCCGCGCCGTGCCGACCACCACGGGTGTGCTGATCCAGTTCCCGCTGTACGGCTCCATCGCGGCGCTGATGACCGTGGTCAAAGGCACCGACGGCCAGACCCTGGCGCACCACATCTCGACGTTTTTCGTCAGCATCGCCTCCCACGACACCTACGCGTTGTTGATGGGCGTGTACTCGGCGGTGCTGGGCTTCTTCATTCCGTCGGGCGGCGGCAAGTGGATCATCGAAGCGCCCTACGTGATGCAAGTCGCCAACGACCTCAACTATCACCTGGGCTGGGCCGTGCAGATCTACAACGCCGCCGAAGCCCTGCCCAACCTGATCAACCCGTTCTACATGCTGCCGCTGCTGGGTGTACTGGGCCTGAAGGCGCGGGACCTGATCGGGTTCTCGTTTGTGCAACTGCTGGTGCACACGCCGCTGGTGCTGGTGCTGCTGTGGGCGCTGGGGACAACGCTCAAGTACGCGGCGCCGGTGATGCCGTAGGCAGTCTCCCCGCTCTCGACTGAGGTCGGGAGCGGCCCTAACAAAATGGGGTTACAGAGATGTATCGACCAAGCAGAGCACTATTCAGTCGGCAGGCAAACACTTCAACAGCTCTGGCAACGCGACCTGAACGGTATCCCACACCACCTCAAGGTTGATATCAAAGTAACCGTGGGCAATTCGGTTGCGCATGCCCCGCATGCTGCGCCATGGCACCAAGGGATGCATCGCGGTGAACTCAGCGTAACCATCCATGATTTTGGTAGCAGCCTCACCCATGATGACAAGGCTCATGATGACTGCTTGCAGGGTACGCTTATCGTCGAAGAATGCCTCTTTACTCAGACCGTCAACAAAGATCAGAGCATCACCAGCAGCGCGACGCATTATGATCGAGGTAGTCGTCGAGGCGGTTCTCATTCATACGGGAAGCGCCTGAGCCAACACCTGCTCACGAAACTTTACCGGTAGATCTCCAGGCGTCAGCAGATCAACGCAAACACCGAGTAAATCCTCCAGTTCAACCTGCAATCCACCAAGGTCTAACAGCGTTGCACCCGGTAGCGCATCCACCAATAGGTCCAGATCGCTACCGTCCTCGTCAGTACCGCGTAACACCGAACCGAAAACACGCGGGTTGGCCGTATGAAAACGCCCCACCACTTCGCGTACAGCGGCGCGTTTAAGCTCTAGAGCAGTTGAAGGCTTCATACCGTACCCTCTCGATTCGAAGCAATATGGCGTCAGTCTAGCAGTGCGGACAAAGACTTAACGCTAACATTCCTGATCGTGAAATGTTCGCTCACATCCCGCCGTCAAACGCCTCGTTAACTTCAAGGAATGGCTGCCCCTCAAGCATTTCTCCCCCTCCAGGTAAGCCGTTATGTCGCTTTTCCTTCATATTGGCTTGCTACCGTCCGCACGAAATATTTTGCAACAGGAAAGTCAGGATGAACGACGAGAACACAGGCAAGGACACGCCTCACACCGATCCTCCCACCGACACCAGCCGTCGGCGCTTCCTCGGCGGCGTGGCAGTGCTGGGGGGTCGGTGCCACCTTGAGTGGCTGCGGCACTGCCAGCGATGCGCCGGGCAAACCGCAGGCGCGGCCGCTGTCCCCCGCCGAACTGGACAAGGCGCTGCACGATCAGGTGAAGACCGTGGTAGTGATCTACGCCGAGAACCGCAGCTTCAACAATTTGTTTGGCGACTTCCCGGGCCTTGAAAAACCCTTGTCCGCGCTCAAGCCCGAGGAGTATCAACAGCGCGACCGCGATGCCAGCCTGCTGCACACCCTGCCGCCCGCCTGGGGCGGCGTGTTGCAGATCGGCCCGCAAACCCTCGATGGCGTGACCTACCCGAACGACATTCAGTTTCAGGAAAACCTGCCCAACGCGCCTTACGCCCTCAAAGGCCCGAATGGCGAAGACTTGCCGCTCGGCCTGGTGACGCGGGACCTGTGGCACGTGTTCTATCAAAACCAGATGCAGATCAACGGCGGCAAAAACGACTGCTTTGTCGCCTGGGCCGATTCGGGCGGCCTGACCATGGGGCATTACGCCCAAAGCCGTTACTCCCTGCGCTTGTGGGATGTGGCGCGGGACTTCGTACTCTGTGACAACTTCTTCCAGGGCGTCTTCGGCGGCTCGTTTCTCAACCATCAGTACCTGATCAGCGCTGCCGTGCCGTTCTATCCGGACGCCGCCCACTCAGTGGCCAAGTCACAGATCGCTTCGCTGCAAAGCGATGACCCACTCGACACACGCCTCAAGCCGCTGGAAAAATCCCCGGCCAGCGCCATGACCGGCCCACCGCAGTTCGGCCCCAGCGCCCTGACGCCGGACGGTTACGCGGTCAACACCCTGGCGCCACCCTACTGGCCGACCTGGATCCGCGACCCGGAACGCCCTGACTATTCAAAACCCGACTTGCCCAACGTGCTGGTGCCGCAAAGCCACGAGCACATTGGCGACAAGCTGTCGAAAAAGAACGTCGACTGGGCCTGGTACGCCGGCGCCTGGCAGGCGACGCTGGAGCAGTACAAGGACTCGGGCGGCATTCCGAAGATCCCCAACTTCCAGTATCACCATCAGCCGTTCAACTACTTCCAGCAGCAAGGCCCGCACAACCCGGCCGAACGCAACAAGCGCCTGCGCGATGCAGGCTTGGGCGACGAATCGAGCACCAACCGTTTTTTCTCCGACGCCGAGGCCGGCAAGCTACCGGCGGTGAGTTTCTACAAACCTCAAGGCAACCTGAACATGCACGCCGGTTACGCTGACGTGGCCTCCGGCGACCGGCACATCGTCCGCGCCCTGAAAGTGCTGCAACAGAGCCCGCAGTGGAAAAACATGGTGGTGGTGGTCACGGTCGACGAAAACGGTGGCTGGTGGGACCACGTCGCGCCGCCGCAAGGCGACCGCTGGGGCCCGGGCACCCGGGTGCCGGCGTTGGTGGTGTCACCCTTCGCCCGCAAAGCCACGGTGGACCATACGATTTACGATACGGCGTCGATCCTGCGGTTGATCACCCGGGTGTTCCAGCTGGAAACGCTCGACGGGATCAAGCAGCGAGATGCCGCGATGATCGCTCGCGGGCAGGCACCCATGGGTGATTTGAGTAACGCGTTGGATTTTTCCGTCTGACCGAAACCGGCGTCGCTCCTTGCCCAAGGAGCGACCGTGCCATGAATCCCACATGATTGGGTGATGACCGCGCAGCCATAACAGCGTCCCGTCTTACATTCTGGAGCGGTGTGGCCTGACATCAAACAAAGGTGCGCCCTACCGCTGATCTGTTCATCCCTGCATTAAGCTTCGACTTGCCCATGCACCGTATACCACTCAGGTAAACCACTGGGTCATTACCTCAAGGATGAACAATCGATGTCTCCCCTATCAAAAACACTGGAAGAAATGCTGGCTGAAATCTACAAGGATGGCAGCGTTTCGTTTTCTGAATACAAACAACTTCGCGATGACTCCGACCGTCGAATGGAGACATTGATTCGCGAATTTGGCCAACACAACAACGTCACAGCCTTCCAGAAGGCAATGGATGTCGCCATGCAATTGCTGCAACTGTGCGTCATCGACGCCAAAAGAGCGAAGCTGAGCGATACCGGTGAAGCCATTGTCAAAGATGCGGTGACGGCACAAGTCCAGTACCTGAACGCGGGCAGTCAATTGGCATTGCGTCTTCTGTAACCCTACACGCCATGCGTTGGCCCGCCTCCCGATCTGGCGGGCTGACAGACGCAACCTCCTAAACCCTGGGCGTGTGCGCTCCCCCCATGAAAAATTCAGCCATCGCCCACTTCTCTGTCACTCGCTCCTGATCCAGTATGGCGTTCACCCCCGCTCCGACGGGACATCGCTGAAAAGGATCTGAGCATGTTCAAACTCGCTGGATTGAGCCTCACCCTCGCCGCGCTCACGCTGAGCGCCACCGCCCACGCCGATGTCGACCTGAAGCTGGGCAGCAGCGAGCGGGTGACACGCCTGTTCGCCTACCCCAACAACTGCAACGTCATCTGCTTTCGCAACTGGACACTGGAACAGACCGTCGAGCATTACCTGACCCAAAGTGTGCAGCGCGACGGTTACAGCGCAGCCAAAGTCAGTGTCAAAACCGATAACAATCAGCTCTACGCCGCCATCAGCGGTGTGCCACACGGGTATGAAAAACCCCTGGCAGCGCTGCTCGATGCCGGGGACCTGGCCTACACCGGCGCCAGCAAACTGAACTCCGACGGCAAGTGGGCCTACAGCTGGTACTTGTTCCTGCCATTGGGCATGGCCCTGGAAAACCGCAAGAGCGTCGAGTTGCTGCACTTTCCACCGGACTACTCGCTGACCCAGGCCCAGGACTATCTGGAATCCAAGACCACCGACCGCTGGGCCACGCTGCTGACGGCCAACGGCATTGCGCCAGACCAGACACCGGCCTTTCAGACGATCATCGACATCGCCCCGATTGCCGCGCCCTCCAGCGCCGGCAAGGACCTGGAAGGCGTTTACGGCTACTTCACCGACTACCAGACCACGCTGGTCAAACAGTTCAGCCAGACCGCCGCTGGCGTGACCTTGCCGATGGTCGCCTTCGGCGCACCGGTACGCAACTGGATCAAGCTGCAATACGGTGTCACCGTGAATGTCCTGAGCCTGGCGCAAATCAGCCCGAGCGCAGGCGTCAAAGTGCCGGTGCTGGGCTCCAACCATCCGAGTTACATCTGGTACGCCGCCGATCCGGCCAACTATGACAACGATCAAGCCAAGGCCGATGCGGC
Proteins encoded in this region:
- a CDS encoding TIGR00366 family protein, producing the protein MAADIEDSRSARFALRCSNFAERWFPDSWVFAALAVIIVAVATMAMGAKPTDAAMAFGDGFWSLIPFTMQMAFVVIGGYVVASSPPAVKLIDRLARIPKNGRSAVAWVALISMVASLLNWGLSLVFGGLLVRALARRTDLRMDYRAAGAAAYLGLGAVWALGLSSSAAQLQANPASLPPSILSITGVIPFTQTIFLWQSGVLLLALIVVSLIIAYATAPGPNSARDAKACGIDPSFSLPAPAPRTRPGEWLEHSPILTIALVLLAAGWLFHEFSTKPAISAISGLNTYNFLFLMLGALLHWRPRSFLDAVTRAVPTTTGVLIQFPLYGSIAALMTVVKGTDGQTLAHHISTFFVSIASHDTYALLMGVYSAVLGFFIPSGGGKWIIEAPYVMQVANDLNYHLGWAVQIYNAAEALPNLINPFYMLPLLGVLGLKARDLIGFSFVQLLVHTPLVLVLLWALGTTLKYAAPVMP
- a CDS encoding nucleotidyltransferase family protein; amino-acid sequence: MKPSTALELKRAAVREVVGRFHTANPRVFGSVLRGTDEDGSDLDLLVDALPGATLLDLGGLQVELEDLLGVCVDLLTPGDLPVKFREQVLAQALPV